AAGACGGTTTCAGTTAAAAGGTTTATGTAGTATTTCAAAtatgtattatgtttatttaagtttaCGTATTCCATTTATCCTTACTTTGATATctttattttgaatatattaatttaatataacttGATGTAAGTTTTATATCcattggcttttttttttaataattcaattaaacaatattattaaaaaaatatattatttataaaatatacagATAGTTATTAACACAAACCTAACAAAGAAttacaagaaaaatataatttatctatGCCCCCTAGTTCCACATCCCGGTGGATTGCCACGTTCTCGATTACTTCTTCTTGGTTCGAACACGTCGTCCTCTTCTTCTCCTTCATCATTTTCCAGATTTGTAGCTGGCAGTTGAGAAGAACCAATATAAGGAGAGAAGTCTTGCATCGGATAAGGAGAAATGTTTCGAGTCGGTGGACCAGTTCTGTAGTAAAAATCAGGATTAAAATGATGTGGAGGTAGATCAAACAAATTAGTTGGTCCTGCATTTTGGGTATAATAATTCGGGGTTTGAAAGCTACCCATGAAGAAATTACCCGGGAACATTTGATGGGTTGCGAAGTCGAGGCTCCAGCCTGTGGGTTACCCGGTTGGTAACTTTGAAACCCTGAATTGGGTGTCGGCCTAAACACAGTTTGGGTATTAAAACTGGAAGGACCACCTGCCCAATTAGAAGGACCAGCACTGGAAGGAGCTTGATAACTTTGGGAGGGAGGCATTTCAAATGGCTGTGGCTCAGGAAACTGCCAATTTTGAGACGAATAATTCATTCGTTTTTCCTGTTGAGTCAACGAAAATGTCTCCCTCGTTATTGTTCTAAAATCCCCAAACAAGTGACTTATCTGCGGATTTGCTTCTTGTTGTTGACGAGCTCGCTCGTCAACCTGTACCAAACTGTCTTGCTGCGCACATTTAAATATTAgtaacaaataaatatttaataatagtaaggtttatttaacaaaaatacaCTTACATAAAACTGTTGGGTAACGCCCCATTGAGGGTACTGGCCTGGAGGCTGTTGCTGACCGGGCTTACCGACTGTTAAGACGGTACGCTCCAAATACCACTGCATATACCCTGGTACACAGGTGGCCCCTCGGTCTCCCTGGTGGATCCGCTGCGCCCGGTTGTTCCACTGGTCGATATAGTCGGCATGTACTTCACAGTAATCGACCCTCGCTTTTCTCATTTTGATGAGGGTCTTATGCTGTGCTGGGGCCACCAAAGCATCATTACCAAGAATGGCTTGTATCAAGCCGAACTGTCTAGCAACTCTATCTGCTAGATGGAACTCCACTTCCTCCCAACAAATCAAGGGGCCTATGTATCTCCATATGCTTCGCCCAGTCTTACAACTCGCGGGgagtatgttgatgaagttggTATACGGAGTCCATTCGAACtgcattaattaaaaagtattcaaagatattaacatattataacttagagattaataagtaaatataacttaaaacgtattaaaacatattaattattaccTGGTCAGGTGTTAGCGCATTGAAAAAAGAACGAAACGAAATTATACAGTGTCCCGGTGTATCACGATTTGAGTGGTCTCCACACCACTTGTTTGCTAAACAGCTTCCGTATTCATacacctcttcttcttctccgtCATTCGGTTTGAATGGCGTGACTCGTGGGGCAATGCGTGGGGAATCTTTCCCACGCCCAATACTGCAACAACAACAAGGGTCCATCAATGCCTTGTCTAGTAGGCCAAGTCCCCTTAGACAAATTCCTATACAAACAACAAAAGGGTTGCTGAACCCCAGCTCCTTGGACCCGCTGTGCTCAGGTCTCCCAAAAACGACAAATAGTTAAGACTAACATCATAGCTGTTAGAATCAGGAAAAAGCTGCGAACCAATAAGAGCTAGAATAACCCGTCTAGCCATTTGTTGGCAACGCTCCTCATCATTCGGGTCCCAATGTTCAAAAGTAATTGAACCCGCCAACCGATTAAACTTCATCCGACCTTTGCGCAAGTCGTCATCTTCCGGGTAAATACCCAGATACTCCTGACACAAATTCTTCCAATACTCAACATTTCGGGTCTCTGTAACCCACTTACCACACACCGGTGGTCCCTGTATGGGTAAAGGGTAAACCCCATATCACCTGCACATCTTGCAAGGTGACAGTCGCTTCACCGATAGGAAAGTGAAACGTGTTGGTTTCAGGACGCCATCGCTCAGCCAACGTGATGATCAGAGAATGATCAAGTTGGCTTGTATATGCCTGGAAGAGTTCGTAAAACCCAGCACTCCTGATATAACGTACAACCTCGTCGGGCACACCATCTTGCAGTAGTCTGTTAAGCCCTCCATTAC
The Erigeron canadensis isolate Cc75 chromosome 2, C_canadensis_v1, whole genome shotgun sequence DNA segment above includes these coding regions:
- the LOC122587577 gene encoding serine/threonine-protein phosphatase 7 long form homolog, whose amino-acid sequence is MAFINVSCFPRNPELLWLQAADEHRSYNISHDRALTEKPRCRRGNGGLNRLLQDGVPDEVVRYIRSAGFYELFQAYTSQLDHSLIITLAERWRPETNTFHFPIGEATVTLQDVQEYLGIYPEDDDLRKGRMKFNRLAGSITFEHWDPNDEERCQQMARRVILALIGSQLFPDSNSYDVSLNYLSFLGDLSTAGPRSWGSATLLLFV